One Trichomycterus rosablanca isolate fTriRos1 chromosome 12, fTriRos1.hap1, whole genome shotgun sequence DNA window includes the following coding sequences:
- the lmln gene encoding leishmanolysin-like peptidase, producing the protein MAAEFWSFSASLALLCLFCYLLTFSHCHSCNHRVPSPSEVIHDVYLKPGRLTKRSTELQLKIQVVYDSGLDVLDENKSSLVKDKLFPQAIDYLQKAFRVRRQTGPVLLSRQCATSQYLRKKDEPHRYCQRACSDITRCGPVIVPEQHLQQCRVCSETGTSCGPTGPPDGEGIEGADFVLYVSGVTTERCGQENIVAYAAYCQLEAELDRPIAGYANLCPNMISTQPQEFEGMLSTVKHEIIHALGFSAGLFAFYRDDDGKPLTPRFESGLPSFNESLGLYQWSEKVITRATRLWDIRGGHMVRHEVQLMVTPRVVEEARRHFKCPILEGMELENQGGMGTELNHWEKRLLENEAMTGSHTQNRVFSRITLAIMEDTGWYRANYSMAENLEWGKGLGCDFVMKSCKFWIDQQRETKPFLSPYCDTVRGIPLQLSCRQDQLAVAVCNLQKYPQPLHQKYQYFDSIDGVPEDDLPFYGGAVEIADFCPFSQEFSWHLSGEFQRSSYCRIQENQPDPWRNYAAEEYGPNSICLYQKSAFVMKQCNKRMTYPDWGSGCYKTSCSALGLLVWVQDQSFLCVRAGQVLNVNLRMNEWVYSGQLICPACSEFCSQCSHPHELPPVNTTRTFLIDPCSSSSGLVVTLWRLLFNLIPLLAGFMLCVRN; encoded by the exons ATGGCTGCTGAATTCTGGAGCTTCTCTGCTTCACTCGCGTTGCTTTGTTTATTCTGTTATCTGCTCACTTTCTCACACTGTCACTCCTGTAATCACAGAGTACCCTCACCCTCAGAG GTGATACATGATGTCTATTTGAAACCAGGGAGGTTGACTAAACGAAGCACCGAGCTGCAGTTAAAAATTCAGGTTGTTTACGACTCCGGCTTGGACGT GCTGGATGAGAACAAGAGCAGTCTTGTAAAG GACAAGCTTTTCCCACAAGCCATTGATTACCTTCAGAAGGCCTTTAGGGTGCGCAGGCAGACCGGTCCGGTGTTATTAAGCAG acAATGTGCAACGAGTCAGTATCTGCGCAAAAAAGATGAACCACACCGATATTGCCAAAGAGCTTGTTCAGATATTACACGATGTGGACCAGTTATTGTGCCTGAGCAACACTTGCAG CAATGCCGAGTGTGCAGCGAGACGGGGACGTCATGCGGCCCGACGGGTCCCCCGGACGGTGAGGGCATCGAGGGGGCTGATTTTGTCCTGTATGTAAGTGGGGTGACCACAGAGCGTTGTGGGCAGGAGAATATTGTGGCCTATGCAGCGTACTGCCAGCTGGAGGCAGAACTAGACAG gcCCATCGCTGGATATGCCAATCTGTGTCCAAATATGATCTCGACTCAGCCTCAGGAGTTTGAGGGCATGCtgtccactgtcaaacatgAGATCATCCATGCGTTG GGTTTCTCAGCTGGTCTGTTCGCTTTTTATCGTGATGATGATGGGAAACCGTTGACGCCACGCTTCGAAAGTGGTTTACCGTCGTTTAATGAGAG TTTGGGCCTGTATCAGTGGAGTGAGAAGGTCATAACCAGAGCAACACGACTGTGGGACATTCGTGGTGGTCACATGGTTCGACACGAGGTCCAGCTGATGGTCACTCCACGAGTTGTA GAAGAAGCTCGGAGACATTTCAAATGCCCTATTTTAGAAGGCATGGAGCTAGAAAACCAAGGGGGCATGGGCACAGAGCTGAACCACTGGGAGAAACGGTTACTGGAG AATGAAGCGATGACTGGATCTCACACTCAAAACCGAGTGTTTTCCAGAATCACACTGGCTATAATGGAGGATACAGG GTGGTACAGAGCAAACTACAGCATGGCAGAGAACTTGGAATGGGGCAAAGGTTTGGGATGTGACTTTGTGATGAAAAGCTGTAAATTCTGGATCGACCAGCAGCGTGAAAC AAAGCCCTTTCTGAGCCCATACTGTGATACCGTGCGTGGGATACCGCTGCAGCTCTCCTGCAGGCAGGACCAGCTAGCAGTGGCGGTGTGCAACCTGCAGAAGTATCCTCAGCCTCTTCATCAAAAATAtcag tactttgacagtataGATGGTGTTCCCGAAGATGATTTGCCTTTTTACGGAGGTGCCGTGGAGATTGCTGATTTTTGCCCCTTCAGTCAGGAGTTCAGCTGGCATCTGAGCGGAGAGTTTCAGCGCAGCTCTTACTGCAGGATCCAAGAAAACCAGCCAG ACCCATGGAGGAATTATGCAGCAGAAGAATACGGTCCCAACTCCATTTGTCTTTACCAAAAGTCAGCCTTCGTCATGAAGCAGTGCAATAAACGGATGACCTACCCCGACTGGGGAAGTGGTTGCTATAAG ACGTCTTGCTCAGCACTGGGTTTACTGGTGTGGGTGCAGGATCAGAGTTTCCTGTGCGTACGTGCTGGTCAGGTGCTCAACGTGAATCTGAGGATGAATGAGTGGGTGTACAGCGGCCAACTCATCTGTCCCGCCTGCTCCGAATTCTGCAGCCAGTGTTCTCATCCACACGAGCTCCCACCGGTTAACACCACTCGCACTTTTCTCATCG ATCCATGCTCCAGCTCCTCTGGCCTGGTCGTCACGCTGTGGCGGCTCCTGTTTAACCTCATTCCTCTGCTGGCAGGCTTCATGCTCTGTGTAAGGAACTGA